From the Desulfovibrio sp. UIB00 genome, one window contains:
- a CDS encoding flagellin yields MYINTNSMANSVAANLQSHYTELATSTQRLSTGLRVNSASDDAAGLAIRELMRTDIRALNQGVRNANDAISLIQTADGALGVIDEKLTRMKELAEQAATGTYDSTQRLMIDSEYQAMASEITRIANATDFNGIHLLDGNLSSGTHDGSGMTSTGKMKIHFGTANDSAEDYYYIQIGSATASSLGLGDGSNSSPVDAYAANHGLTYLGSSLFSSSLLYMFNTSYFSNYNPSQTTSDYRDASGNNIYRFATDNSGTIHAIETSVSDPTETITSDVAIGSGTSSGAGGNIRTQDAAQQALVAINNAVVSKDKIRASLGALQNRLENTVSNLQTQAENLQSAESRISDVDVASEMTQFVREQILTQSSVAMLSQANSMPKMAMQIIGG; encoded by the coding sequence ATGTACATAAATACCAATTCGATGGCTAATAGCGTTGCGGCGAATCTTCAGTCGCATTACACCGAGCTGGCAACATCCACGCAGCGTCTCTCCACTGGGTTGCGGGTAAACAGTGCCTCAGATGATGCCGCTGGCCTTGCCATTCGTGAACTGATGCGCACAGATATTCGTGCACTCAATCAGGGGGTGCGTAATGCCAACGACGCCATCTCGCTGATTCAGACGGCAGACGGTGCGCTTGGTGTAATTGATGAAAAGCTTACCCGCATGAAGGAACTGGCAGAACAGGCCGCCACAGGTACATATGATTCCACGCAGCGGCTCATGATTGATTCGGAATATCAGGCCATGGCCTCAGAAATCACCCGAATCGCCAATGCCACGGATTTTAACGGTATCCACCTGCTTGATGGCAATCTCTCCAGCGGCACCCACGATGGGTCGGGCATGACCTCCACTGGAAAAATGAAAATTCACTTTGGCACCGCCAACGACAGCGCCGAAGACTATTACTATATTCAGATCGGTAGCGCTACGGCGAGTTCTTTGGGGTTGGGAGATGGTAGTAACTCGTCACCAGTGGATGCATATGCCGCCAATCATGGTTTGACGTATCTGGGTTCTAGCCTATTTAGTTCATCGCTTCTCTATATGTTTAACACGTCATATTTTTCAAATTACAATCCATCACAAACGACATCAGATTACAGGGATGCATCTGGTAATAATATATATAGGTTTGCAACCGATAATTCTGGAACGATACATGCGATAGAAACAAGTGTATCAGACCCGACAGAAACTATTACCAGCGATGTCGCGATTGGTTCTGGTACTTCTTCTGGAGCGGGTGGGAATATCCGCACGCAGGATGCGGCCCAACAAGCCCTTGTAGCCATCAATAACGCCGTTGTTTCAAAAGACAAGATTCGCGCGTCTCTCGGCGCCTTGCAAAATAGGCTTGAAAATACCGTCAGCAATCTTCAGACTCAGGCTGAAAACCTGCAATCCGCAGAGTCGCGTATTTCGGATGTGGACGTGGCCTCGGAAATGACGCAGTTTGTGCGCGAGCAGATATTGACCCAGTCCTCGGTAGCCATGCTCTCGCAGGCCAATTCCATGCCAAAGATGGCTATGCAGATTATCGGCGGCTAA
- a CDS encoding glutamine--tRNA ligase/YqeY domain fusion protein, producing MELLERIMAPENDTTPANVAEGTAAGDTAKVGLDFIRTRITEDNASGRFGNRVHTRFPPEPNGYLHLGHAKSICLNFGVAREFGGQCNLRFDDTNPTKEETEYVDSIREDVRWLGGVWHDREFYASDYFEKLYDYAEQLIKMGKAYVDDLSAEEIREYRGTLTEPGRESPWRNRGVDENLDLFRRMRAGEFGDGQKVLRAKIDMTSPNVVMRDPTLYRIRHAEHHRTGNKWCIYPMYDYTHCLSDSIEGITHSLCTLEFINNRELYDWVLETLGAYRPQQIEFARLNVTYTVLSKRKLIQLVKEGHVTGWDDPRMPTLSGMRRRGIPPEALREFCSRIGLARADSTVEYSMLEFCVREYLNEHTPRVMAVLDPVKVVIENYPVGQVEEFDMPYHPEDASYGSRKVPFSRELYIERDDFRLEPPKKFHRLAPGAEVRLRYAYFITCREAVLDDAGNVVELRCVYDPESKGGQSPDGRKVKGTIHWVSAAHAIPAEVRLYDQLFAVENPNAAPEGKTFLDNLNPESLTKVEALLEPALATFKAGDKMQFERLGYYCKDKDSTDAKPVFNRTTTLRDTWAKLEKKGA from the coding sequence ATGGAACTATTGGAGCGCATTATGGCCCCCGAAAATGATACGACACCCGCCAATGTTGCTGAAGGCACCGCCGCTGGCGATACTGCAAAAGTCGGCCTGGATTTCATCCGTACCCGCATAACTGAAGACAACGCTTCGGGCCGATTCGGCAATCGCGTACACACGCGTTTTCCTCCAGAGCCGAACGGGTATCTGCATCTGGGGCATGCCAAGTCCATCTGCCTTAACTTTGGCGTTGCCAGGGAGTTTGGCGGGCAGTGCAACCTGCGCTTTGACGACACCAACCCCACCAAGGAAGAAACGGAATACGTTGATTCCATCCGTGAGGATGTGCGCTGGCTTGGCGGCGTGTGGCATGACCGCGAATTTTACGCTTCCGACTACTTCGAGAAGCTCTATGACTATGCCGAACAGCTCATCAAGATGGGCAAGGCCTATGTGGATGACCTTTCGGCGGAGGAAATCCGCGAATATCGTGGCACCCTGACCGAGCCTGGGCGCGAAAGCCCCTGGCGTAACCGGGGCGTGGACGAAAATCTTGATCTGTTCCGCCGTATGCGCGCGGGCGAATTTGGCGATGGTCAAAAAGTGTTGCGCGCCAAGATCGACATGACTTCGCCCAACGTGGTCATGCGCGATCCCACGCTGTACCGCATCCGCCATGCGGAGCACCATCGCACGGGCAACAAGTGGTGCATCTACCCCATGTACGACTACACCCACTGCCTGTCCGACTCCATCGAGGGCATCACCCACTCGCTCTGCACGCTGGAATTCATCAATAACCGTGAACTGTACGACTGGGTGCTCGAAACCCTCGGCGCGTACCGCCCGCAGCAGATCGAATTTGCGCGGCTTAATGTCACCTATACGGTGCTCTCCAAGCGCAAGCTCATTCAGCTTGTGAAGGAAGGCCACGTTACAGGCTGGGACGATCCCCGCATGCCCACCCTGAGCGGCATGCGCCGCCGTGGCATCCCGCCCGAGGCCCTGCGTGAATTCTGCTCCCGTATCGGACTGGCCCGCGCCGATTCCACCGTGGAATACTCCATGCTCGAGTTCTGCGTACGCGAATATCTCAACGAGCATACCCCGCGCGTTATGGCTGTACTCGACCCGGTGAAGGTGGTTATTGAGAACTATCCCGTAGGCCAGGTGGAAGAATTTGACATGCCCTACCACCCGGAAGATGCCTCCTATGGCAGCCGCAAGGTGCCGTTTTCGCGCGAGCTGTATATTGAGCGGGACGACTTCCGCCTTGAGCCGCCCAAAAAGTTCCACCGGCTGGCCCCTGGTGCGGAAGTGCGCCTGCGCTACGCCTACTTTATCACCTGCCGCGAGGCCGTGCTGGACGATGCGGGCAACGTGGTTGAACTGCGTTGCGTGTACGACCCAGAAAGCAAGGGCGGGCAAAGCCCCGATGGCCGCAAGGTGAAGGGAACCATCCATTGGGTGTCGGCGGCTCACGCCATCCCCGCAGAAGTGCGCCTGTACGATCAGCTTTTCGCGGTGGAAAACCCCAATGCCGCGCCCGAGGGCAAGACGTTTCTGGATAACCTTAATCCCGAATCGCTCACTAAGGTGGAGGCCCTGCTGGAGCCTGCACTGGCTACTTTCAAGGCCGGGGACAAGATGCAGTTCGAGCGCCTTGGCTACTACTGCAAGGATAAGGACAGCACCGACGCCAAGCCCGTGTTCAACCGCACAACCACGCTGCGCGACACCTGGGCCAAGCTGGAAAAGAAGGGCGCATAG